Proteins encoded together in one Vulcanisaeta thermophila window:
- a CDS encoding ATP-binding protein — protein sequence MKVGVVVRALNPGSFWFRVFDEFEDRLSVGSFVTLDNYEGSREPILARVTRIVRHNYLVDDRVIAQLNSEDVINTFREYGVDIQYITQSVLAKASVIGYRVGGRFVRPLKPPKPMEFVHLPSEDVLTKMLEVSDSGIKLSIGRIRLTNIPAKLDANKLTSHHCAILAATGGGKSWLAGVIIEELALRAEVPIVVIDPHGEYSAMQVPRYESDEARFVSSLVNVYVPGKVDLRTFNENFRARFGVDRRYVRVGINPRMLPLRIMEGLLNHYYGLTDAQRRILEEAWQYITMSSELTPLDELLRELESYGKGVTRGYGSELALSTLVTKVRMLIENRPFFITKPGEFYEGEPIRLLEFEDLINDPRIHVFDISGLDLVDQQALVSLVLNGLFRLAVRMGGKPVFIVVEEAHNFAPSSGSSLSLPAMIKIAREGRKFGIGLCVISQRPSKVHPDVLSQCMTQIFKRIINPVDLKYVKNVVEFISTEDLYEVRVLNEDDALVTGLAVPMPLPVKVRDRLTEHGGVTPTLTARFSSRDLSKTFN from the coding sequence GTGAAGGTTGGTGTTGTGGTTAGGGCATTGAACCCAGGATCCTTCTGGTTCAGGGTTTTTGATGAGTTTGAGGATAGGCTGAGTGTGGGTTCCTTCGTAACCCTAGATAATTACGAGGGATCCAGGGAGCCCATACTGGCTAGGGTCACTAGGATTGTTAGGCATAATTACCTGGTTGATGATAGGGTTATTGCGCAGTTGAATAGTGAGGACGTTATAAACACCTTCAGGGAGTACGGTGTGGACATACAGTACATAACGCAGTCCGTGCTTGCCAAGGCCTCGGTGATTGGTTACAGGGTTGGTGGTAGGTTCGTGAGGCCCCTGAAGCCTCCCAAGCCCATGGAATTCGTGCACCTACCTAGTGAGGATGTGCTCACAAAAATGCTTGAGGTGAGTGATTCGGGGATTAAGCTGAGTATTGGGCGTATTAGGCTCACGAACATACCAGCCAAGCTAGACGCCAATAAGTTAACCTCACACCATTGCGCCATACTCGCGGCCACGGGCGGTGGTAAGTCATGGCTTGCCGGCGTTATAATTGAGGAGTTGGCGTTGAGGGCTGAGGTGCCCATAGTGGTTATTGACCCTCATGGTGAGTACTCGGCAATGCAGGTGCCCAGGTATGAAAGTGATGAGGCTAGGTTCGTGTCTAGCCTTGTTAATGTTTATGTTCCAGGTAAGGTGGATCTCAGGACGTTTAATGAGAATTTCAGGGCTAGGTTTGGTGTGGATAGGAGGTATGTTAGGGTTGGTATTAACCCAAGGATGCTCCCCCTGAGGATTATGGAGGGACTCCTCAATCATTACTATGGGCTCACGGACGCCCAGAGGAGGATTTTGGAGGAGGCTTGGCAGTACATAACCATGTCCAGCGAGTTAACCCCACTCGATGAGTTGTTGAGGGAGTTGGAGTCGTATGGTAAGGGGGTTACGAGGGGTTATGGTAGTGAGCTTGCCCTGTCCACTTTGGTGACTAAGGTTAGGATGCTCATTGAGAATAGGCCCTTCTTCATAACAAAGCCTGGGGAGTTCTATGAGGGTGAGCCCATTAGGTTGTTGGAGTTTGAGGATTTAATTAATGACCCGAGGATTCACGTATTCGACATAAGCGGCCTGGACCTTGTGGATCAGCAGGCCCTGGTATCACTGGTGCTCAATGGGCTCTTTAGGCTTGCGGTTAGGATGGGCGGTAAGCCCGTATTCATAGTTGTGGAGGAGGCCCACAACTTCGCACCGTCAAGCGGCTCATCCCTCAGTTTACCGGCTATGATTAAGATTGCCAGGGAAGGTAGGAAGTTCGGTATTGGGCTTTGCGTAATAAGCCAGAGGCCCTCCAAGGTTCACCCCGACGTGCTCAGTCAGTGCATGACGCAGATTTTCAAGAGGATTATAAACCCCGTGGATCTTAAGTATGTTAAGAATGTTGTGGAGTTCATATCCACAGAGGATTTGTACGAGGTCAGAGTTCTTAATGAGGATGATGCGTTGGTCACGGGGCTCGCGGTCCCCATGCCACTCCCCGTTAAGGTTAGGGATAGGTTGACGGAGCATGGTGGCGTAACACCCACGTTAACTGCCAGGTTTTCCTCACGAGACCTGAGTAAAACTTTTAATTAA
- a CDS encoding type II/IV secretion system ATPase subunit produces MSLDFQLIRPAGEFKELERYPLYEPFAYASIIENEKTGDLMYYLDEIQLDPNEASVYRELLRIVMLELPPPEDLVKVGDVKNYLLNELKKIVNRYRRLFRGVSTVSFAKFLYYMEKDLLGFGPIDALMRDENIEDISCDGVGRPIYVFHRKYESIPTNIVPMTDQALDDLVVKLIHMSGRHVSVATPIVDAQLPDGSRIAVTYRHEVSPGGSTFTIRKFRKNPLTFTELVKFGNISPEIAGYFWVMLDNGRSFLVLGVTGAGKTSFLNAMATFIRPHMKIITVEEVPEINLPHKNWVRLVTRQSYGSERINEITLFDLVKATLRMRPDYLIVGEIRGEEAYVLFQAVNTGHSGISTMHAESFEAAVNRLMSPPMNIPPAYIPAMNIFVMIKRVKLNGRLTRRVTEVGEVYMDESGRIKFNTVFKWNPRYDRHESYISNSILIRQVSEMTGKDVDELLREIETRSKIVEWLVSNNVFNFEDVATYVQAYYTNPDRVLNLVYGKVSEIEITT; encoded by the coding sequence ATGAGCCTGGACTTTCAATTAATAAGGCCAGCGGGGGAGTTTAAGGAGCTGGAACGATACCCACTTTATGAGCCCTTCGCATACGCATCCATAATCGAGAATGAGAAGACCGGCGATTTAATGTATTACCTTGATGAGATACAGCTGGACCCCAATGAGGCTAGTGTTTACAGGGAGCTTCTTAGGATCGTGATGCTGGAGTTACCACCACCAGAGGACCTGGTTAAGGTGGGTGATGTTAAGAATTACCTACTCAATGAATTGAAGAAGATAGTGAATAGGTATAGGAGGTTGTTCAGGGGCGTATCCACAGTGTCCTTCGCAAAATTCCTATACTACATGGAGAAGGACCTACTGGGCTTTGGGCCCATTGATGCCTTGATGAGGGATGAGAATATAGAGGATATTTCATGCGACGGTGTTGGGAGGCCCATATACGTATTCCACAGGAAGTACGAGTCAATACCAACCAATATAGTTCCCATGACGGACCAGGCACTGGATGACCTAGTTGTTAAGTTGATACACATGTCTGGGAGGCACGTTTCAGTGGCAACACCCATAGTGGATGCCCAGTTACCTGATGGTTCCAGGATAGCCGTGACGTACAGGCACGAGGTGTCACCAGGTGGTTCCACATTCACAATAAGGAAATTCAGGAAGAACCCACTCACATTCACAGAACTCGTTAAGTTCGGAAACATAAGCCCAGAGATAGCCGGGTACTTCTGGGTCATGCTGGACAATGGCAGGTCATTCCTAGTGCTTGGTGTTACAGGTGCGGGCAAGACCAGCTTCCTAAATGCCATGGCAACATTCATAAGGCCCCACATGAAGATAATAACCGTTGAGGAAGTCCCCGAGATAAACCTACCACACAAGAACTGGGTTAGGCTGGTCACTAGGCAGAGCTACGGTTCCGAGAGAATTAACGAAATAACACTATTCGACCTAGTCAAGGCAACACTGAGGATGAGGCCAGACTACCTAATTGTGGGTGAGATCAGGGGTGAGGAGGCCTACGTGCTGTTCCAGGCTGTGAATACGGGCCATAGCGGTATATCCACAATGCACGCCGAGTCCTTCGAAGCCGCAGTGAATAGGCTCATGAGCCCGCCCATGAACATACCACCCGCTTACATACCGGCAATGAACATATTCGTAATGATAAAGAGGGTTAAGCTGAATGGTAGGTTAACAAGGAGGGTTACTGAGGTTGGTGAGGTCTACATGGATGAGTCCGGCAGGATTAAGTTTAACACGGTGTTTAAGTGGAACCCGAGGTATGATAGGCATGAGTCGTACATTAGCAATAGCATATTGATTAGGCAGGTTAGTGAGATGACAGGTAAGGATGTAGATGAGTTGCTCAGGGAGATCGAGACCAGGTCCAAGATTGTGGAGTGGCTCGTGAGCAATAATGTCTTTAACTTTGAGGATGTGGCCACATACGTACAGGCATACTATACAAACCCAGACAGGGTTTTGAACCTAGTTTATGGGAAGGTGAGTGAAATTGAGATTACTACTTAG
- a CDS encoding DUF3194 domain-containing protein, whose product MSNELLQSIANAVAEQVYEYLLRRLPPELIEDLVINVRFTDPERQELEISIDALTNPLLSNVGSIVDEAVEFGFKIADHLMELLRRGELSNVQPGGIEEIARKYAKRLRNNP is encoded by the coding sequence ATGAGTAATGAATTACTACAGTCAATAGCCAATGCGGTTGCAGAGCAGGTCTATGAGTACTTACTACGGAGGTTACCCCCCGAGTTAATAGAGGACTTGGTAATAAACGTGAGATTCACAGACCCTGAGCGGCAGGAATTGGAGATAAGCATAGACGCCCTCACAAACCCCCTACTAAGCAATGTGGGGAGTATTGTTGATGAGGCCGTGGAGTTTGGATTTAAAATAGCGGATCACCTCATGGAACTACTAAGGAGGGGTGAATTAAGTAATGTACAACCTGGGGGAATTGAGGAAATTGCTAGAAAATACGCAAAGCGCCTGCGTAATAACCCATAG
- the cyoE gene encoding heme o synthase encodes MGLKDYVALMKPRVIWLLVLAAVAGYIFAAAPRINPVIIAELIIVGLLSTGGSAAFNMYYERGVDAMMERTAHRPVPSGRVSPTNALIEAMALSILGFALSYLWLGPWPTLFVALGWFLYAIVYTVLLKCRSWVNILIGGVAGNAALLTGWVVARPIDLEAILLSMAIYLWIPAHIWSLVIRARDDYARTCIKMLPLEMNEERAMMLVSILNVASNIYMLILYLIFMRNPIGLAILIPTIAWSSYYSAKVFVKPDRETFWGMFKASSPVLTVFLVLGMALSIIR; translated from the coding sequence ATGGGGCTTAAGGACTACGTGGCCCTCATGAAGCCCAGGGTAATATGGCTACTGGTACTGGCTGCGGTGGCCGGTTACATATTCGCCGCAGCACCCAGGATAAACCCCGTAATCATTGCGGAATTAATAATCGTCGGGTTACTCAGCACAGGCGGGTCCGCAGCCTTCAACATGTACTACGAAAGGGGTGTGGACGCAATGATGGAGAGGACGGCTCACAGACCCGTGCCCTCGGGCAGGGTAAGCCCAACAAACGCACTGATAGAGGCCATGGCACTGTCAATACTGGGCTTTGCACTATCCTACCTGTGGCTCGGTCCATGGCCCACGCTATTCGTGGCCCTGGGCTGGTTTCTCTACGCCATAGTTTACACGGTACTCCTCAAGTGCAGGAGCTGGGTCAATATATTGATAGGCGGTGTTGCGGGCAATGCAGCGCTCCTCACTGGTTGGGTGGTGGCGAGGCCCATAGACCTGGAGGCCATCCTACTATCCATGGCCATCTACCTATGGATACCAGCCCACATATGGAGCCTAGTGATAAGGGCCCGTGACGACTACGCAAGAACCTGCATCAAAATGCTACCCCTGGAAATGAACGAGGAGAGGGCTATGATGTTGGTATCAATACTAAACGTGGCATCAAACATATACATGCTAATCCTATACCTAATCTTCATGAGAAACCCCATAGGGCTGGCCATACTAATACCCACAATAGCATGGAGCAGCTACTACAGTGCCAAAGTATTTGTAAAACCCGACAGGGAAACCTTCTGGGGAATGTTCAAAGCAAGCTCACCAGTACTCACGGTATTCCTTGTGCTGGGGATGGCACTATCCATAATTAGATAA
- a CDS encoding DUF2848 family protein, whose translation MHRLNVTIEFKNGNERDIEIAVSDLVVFAWSARSTDIIKRETEELSKIGIAGPKSIPEIYVLQPYLVTTSNYIRKISELNSGEVEYVLLIKNEDEIYVTVGSDHTDREAERCSPLAGKHMYPKIVARRAWPLREVIDHWDDLILRSWILENDEKVPYQEGTTKFLLQPTKLVDLIKEVVADVKNVIVFSGTIPTIKGQIKPSSYFEVELHDPVLNRSISHYYWVE comes from the coding sequence ATGCATAGGCTTAACGTGACCATAGAATTCAAAAATGGTAATGAGAGGGATATTGAAATAGCCGTGAGTGACCTCGTGGTCTTCGCGTGGTCCGCCAGGTCGACGGACATCATTAAAAGGGAAACCGAGGAGTTGAGCAAGATAGGTATTGCGGGGCCCAAGTCAATACCCGAGATATACGTATTACAACCATACCTAGTAACCACGAGTAACTACATTAGGAAGATAAGTGAGTTGAACAGTGGGGAGGTGGAGTACGTACTACTCATTAAGAATGAGGATGAAATATACGTAACAGTGGGTAGTGACCACACGGACAGAGAGGCCGAGAGATGCAGCCCACTGGCTGGTAAGCATATGTACCCCAAGATAGTGGCCAGGAGGGCATGGCCCCTCAGGGAGGTCATTGATCACTGGGATGATTTAATACTTAGGAGTTGGATTTTAGAGAATGATGAGAAGGTTCCGTACCAGGAGGGAACCACTAAGTTCTTACTACAACCCACCAAGCTTGTGGACTTGATTAAGGAGGTTGTGGCTGATGTTAAGAATGTGATTGTGTTCTCAGGGACCATACCCACAATAAAGGGCCAGATAAAACCCAGCAGTTACTTCGAGGTAGAGCTCCACGACCCAGTACTCAATAGATCAATAAGCCACTACTACTGGGTTGAGTAA
- a CDS encoding prefoldin subunit beta yields the protein MSSLPPSLQADLEKLQALQDQLNSVRIRKQQFEGELKEVERAISEIEKVPADGKVYKVVGTFLVLVTKDQALQELKDRKELLELHIKTLSRQESMLMKQIEDLRTQINEAVAKLQGGTGAAKGGG from the coding sequence ATGAGTTCATTACCCCCATCACTACAGGCTGACCTGGAGAAGTTGCAGGCGTTGCAGGATCAACTGAATAGTGTTAGGATTAGGAAGCAGCAGTTCGAGGGTGAGCTTAAGGAGGTGGAGAGGGCCATTAGTGAGATTGAGAAGGTGCCCGCGGATGGTAAGGTGTACAAGGTGGTGGGCACATTCCTGGTGCTTGTTACCAAGGACCAGGCACTCCAGGAGCTTAAGGATAGGAAGGAGCTACTGGAGCTCCACATCAAGACCCTCTCCAGGCAGGAGAGCATGCTCATGAAGCAGATAGAGGACCTAAGGACGCAGATCAACGAGGCAGTGGCTAAGCTACAGGGGGGCACCGGCGCGGCTAAGGGTGGTGGTTAA
- a CDS encoding DHH family phosphoesterase → MYNLGELRKLLENTQSACVITHRHADLDAYACGYAMRELLEGLGIRTRLVVPEGVGAEVKSYSARLGIELSYEDSCGDNDLVVIVDVSTSSQLNELRRYLGGKVLVIDHHSVHNINPTLSLVDSGATSCSEIAALLMMRLGIKPSRNASLLLLGGIISDSNRFLRARVETFEVMRWLLGNVDVGYRDIIGALATEASFSERMALVKGMLRLRAYRLGELITCLSRVNAYESSLADLLIRAGCDIALVASEHDNETRMVGRASRRVGISLAEVFGDVARYFHGEGGGHDKAAALSIGASVDPWTVLIKALNIIEEKLGIKSQRIFESG, encoded by the coding sequence ATGTACAACCTGGGGGAATTGAGGAAATTGCTAGAAAATACGCAAAGCGCCTGCGTAATAACCCATAGGCACGCGGACCTGGACGCATACGCCTGCGGCTACGCCATGAGGGAACTCCTGGAGGGCCTGGGCATAAGGACCAGGTTGGTGGTTCCCGAGGGGGTTGGGGCCGAGGTCAAGAGCTACTCCGCCAGGCTGGGGATTGAGTTGAGTTATGAGGATTCATGTGGGGATAATGACCTGGTGGTCATTGTGGATGTGAGCACAAGTTCCCAATTAAATGAATTAAGGCGGTACCTTGGCGGTAAGGTCCTGGTTATTGATCACCACTCGGTGCATAACATAAACCCCACACTATCCCTTGTGGATAGTGGCGCCACGAGCTGTTCCGAAATAGCCGCACTATTAATGATGAGGCTTGGCATAAAGCCCAGTAGAAACGCATCATTACTACTGCTCGGCGGCATAATTAGTGATAGTAATAGGTTCCTAAGGGCGAGGGTTGAAACCTTCGAGGTAATGAGGTGGTTGCTGGGTAACGTCGACGTGGGATATCGGGACATCATAGGCGCATTAGCAACAGAGGCCAGCTTCTCCGAGAGAATGGCACTCGTGAAGGGCATGCTGAGGCTTAGGGCCTACAGGCTTGGCGAGTTAATAACGTGCCTGAGCAGGGTTAATGCCTACGAATCATCACTGGCAGACCTACTAATCAGGGCGGGCTGTGACATAGCCCTAGTGGCCTCGGAGCACGATAACGAGACAAGGATGGTTGGGAGGGCGAGCAGGAGGGTTGGTATATCATTGGCGGAGGTCTTTGGTGACGTTGCCAGGTACTTCCATGGTGAGGGTGGTGGTCATGATAAGGCGGCTGCATTGAGCATAGGGGCTTCCGTGGATCCCTGGACGGTTTTAATAAAGGCTTTAAATATTATTGAGGAGAAATTGGGCATTAAATCGCAGAGAATATTTGAAAGTGGTTAG
- a CDS encoding Brix domain-containing protein, with protein sequence MISGARVLLTSSRDASIRIRQFLNELEMAIPGAVKVNRGRQSLLGIATKAVVLGARGIVYVGSRGGNPGFIRFIRINTNEGKVEVLPYLVRIYGVKLLIDMPVRVSITARPRTAVVVSLNDQGELVDVLSEQLGLPAVVADDVDSVRGMYDVVITIRRSGDEHEVSFLDGLSMGPRGPTMWVSDVVYARPMVIRVG encoded by the coding sequence ATGATTAGCGGGGCCAGGGTGTTACTGACGTCATCCAGGGACGCAAGTATAAGGATTAGGCAGTTCCTCAACGAGCTGGAAATGGCGATTCCAGGGGCCGTCAAGGTTAATAGGGGTAGGCAATCCCTACTGGGGATAGCCACAAAGGCCGTGGTTCTGGGTGCCCGCGGTATTGTCTACGTTGGCTCCAGGGGTGGTAACCCTGGGTTTATTAGGTTCATCAGGATCAACACAAACGAGGGTAAGGTTGAGGTACTACCTTACCTGGTTAGGATATACGGCGTTAAACTACTCATAGACATGCCCGTCAGGGTCAGCATAACCGCCAGGCCCAGGACAGCCGTTGTGGTTTCCCTAAATGACCAGGGGGAGTTGGTGGATGTGCTCAGTGAGCAGTTGGGTTTACCAGCCGTGGTTGCTGATGATGTGGATAGTGTTAGGGGTATGTATGATGTTGTGATCACCATAAGGAGGAGTGGGGATGAGCATGAGGTGAGCTTCCTCGATGGGCTGAGCATGGGTCCCAGGGGACCCACAATGTGGGTTAGTGATGTGGTTTATGCAAGGCCCATGGTGATTAGGGTTGGTTGA
- a CDS encoding 50S ribosomal protein L37ae: MPFSHTKVVGPTGRYGARYGMGVRRKVLQIEVQQRAKHRCPRCKSLVKLERIAFGIWRCPKCGFTFAGGAWVPQTTMGKTLATTPTSKPTTTGPRAQ; encoded by the coding sequence ATGCCCTTCAGCCACACGAAGGTTGTGGGCCCCACCGGGAGGTACGGGGCAAGGTACGGCATGGGCGTTAGGAGGAAGGTACTGCAGATAGAGGTGCAGCAAAGGGCAAAGCACAGGTGTCCCAGGTGCAAGTCCCTAGTGAAGCTTGAGAGGATAGCCTTCGGAATATGGAGATGCCCCAAGTGCGGCTTCACCTTCGCAGGCGGTGCCTGGGTCCCCCAAACCACCATGGGCAAGACCCTAGCCACAACACCAACTTCAAAACCAACCACCACTGGGCCGAGGGCCCAGTAA